In bacterium CG_4_10_14_0_2_um_filter_33_32, a single genomic region encodes these proteins:
- a CDS encoding adenylate cyclase has translation MSLINIEIKAKSNNQDLVREILKSNNADFKGTDHQIDTYFKVSNGRLKLRKGNIENQLIFYDRENKQDPKKSDIALFKTESNISLKEVLIKSLGVLVVVDKQREIYFIDNVKFHIDTVKDLGTFVEIEAIGENEKADKDELLRQCKYYMKLFKISAEDLISVSYSDLLLQKGDS, from the coding sequence ATGTCATTAATAAATATCGAAATTAAAGCAAAATCAAACAATCAAGACCTTGTTCGTGAGATTTTAAAGTCCAATAACGCGGATTTTAAGGGTACTGATCATCAAATAGATACTTATTTTAAAGTATCTAACGGCAGACTTAAACTGAGGAAAGGAAATATTGAAAATCAGCTTATTTTTTATGATAGAGAAAACAAACAAGACCCTAAAAAGTCTGATATAGCTTTATTTAAAACAGAGTCGAACATTTCTTTAAAGGAAGTGTTAATAAAATCTTTGGGCGTTTTAGTGGTTGTGGACAAGCAAAGAGAAATTTATTTTATTGATAATGTGAAATTTCATATAGATACAGTAAAAGATCTGGGTACTTTTGTGGAGATAGAGGCAATAGGCGAAAATGAAAAAGCGGATAAGGACGAACTATTAAGACAATGTAAGTATTATATGAAATTATTCAAAATATCTGCCGAAGATTTGATCTCGGTTTCTTATAGTGATTTATTGCTTCAAAAAGGCGACAGCTAG